A window of Gadus chalcogrammus isolate NIFS_2021 chromosome 16, NIFS_Gcha_1.0, whole genome shotgun sequence contains these coding sequences:
- the hnrnpul1 gene encoding heterogeneous nuclear ribonucleoprotein U-like protein 1 — translation MSMDVKKLKVNELKEELQRRGLDTRGLKADLVVRLKAALDSDTTDGLGDGGGHPANQNDELSNDLPAEEEDEEEDEDLDRQEDFDLDSDGCGGMQGGNDQDDMEEEAGDQDEDKDSGGDYEAEEATEEPFESQQASEEVQDLLEPDDEPEPVKVEVVPEVKESIKSEPEPVVEQTQEESPVEVKREEETTVPEAAAAVDVEEEESAPLEEEEEEVGAEQKAGEERSEQERSEQEREESSEQEREKEGVKKMEEEEEQGREDLKPEGGQQVKTEGERSSQHGRKRTHDEGRGYSYYEHRDEKRSRTPQPPAEDEEECIDDTLVTMDTYNCDLHFKVSRDRYSGYPLTIEGFAYLWAGARATHGVSAGRVCYEMKINEEIPVKHLPSSEPDPHVVRIGWSLNSCSTQLGEEAFSYGYGGTGKKSADCKFEDFGEKFGENDVIGCYIDFDSNEEVEMSYSKNGTMLGVAFRATKEQLEGRALFPHVLVKNCAVEFNFGQKTEPYFPAPEGYTFIHTVEMEHKTRGAVGPASKGECEILMMVGLPACGKTTWATKHAQAHPDMKYNILGTNAIMDKMKVGGLRRQRNYAGRWDILIQQATQCLNRLIEIAARKRRNYILDQTNVYGSAQRRKMRPFEGFQRKAIVVCPTDEDLKERTLKQTDEQGKDVPDHAVLEMKANFTLPESGDFLDDVKFPELEREEADKLVKEYNEEGRKAGPPPDKRMDSRQGGFRGRGSSGGSGAGGGGSFQRYDSRDGPRSGYQSRGGTSGNGYRGGYNRGGSGSNYNNQNRWGSSYRDSGSNGRGGGGGGGGGGGGSYNRNQSSGGSSYSRPAPYNKSSYGQGNYNQGSYNQGGYNQGSYNQSYYSQYPGYSQSYSQPAAATAAAATGQSYSQTQQTQQPQQQAQQAPQTQQAQAAQPQTQQNYNQQYQQYAQQWQQYYQNQSQWNQYYSQYGNYGQGNQGSSGSQ, via the exons ATGAGTATGGACGTGAAGAAGCTGAAGGTAAAcgagctgaaggaggagctccAACGGCGCGGTCTGGACACGCGTGGTCTCAAGGCAGACCTGGTTGTGCGGCTGAAGGCGGCACTGGACTCGGACACCACAGATGGTCTTGGGGACGGCGGGGGCCATCCCGCCAACCAGAACGATGAGCTCTCCAACGACTTGCCcgcagaggaggaagatgaggaagaagatgaagatCTAGATAGACAAGAAGATTTTGATCTTGATTCTGATGGATGCGGAGGCATGCAAGGCGGGAATG ACCAAGACGACATGGAAGAGGAGGCTGGGGACCAGGACGAAGACAAGGACTCGGGTGGAGACTACGAGGCAGAGGAGGCTACGGAGGAGCCCTTCGAGAGCCAGCAGGCCAGCGAGGAGGTGCAGGACCTCCTCGAGCCTGATGACGAGCCGGAGCCTGTGAAGGTCGAGGTGGTGCCTGAGGTGAAGGAAAGCATCAAGTCTGAACCAGAGCCCGTGGTGGAGCAGACTCAGGAAG AATCACCGGTGGAGGtgaaaagggaggaggagacgaccGTCCCCGAGGCAGCAGCCGCCGTAGAcgtagaggaggaagagtccgctccgctggaggaggaggaggaggaggtcggggCCGAGCAGAAGGCCGGGGAGGAGCGCTCTGAGCAGGAGCGCTCTGAgcaggagcgggaggagagCTCTGAGcaggagcgggagaaggagggtgtaaagaagatggaggaggaagaagagcaaGGCAGGGAGGATCTGAAGCCAGAGGGCGGCCAGCAGGTGAAGACGGAAGGAGAACGGTCCAGTCAGCACGGCCGCAAGAGGACCCACGACGAGGGCCGCGGCTACAGCTACTATGAACACCGCGACGAAAAGAG GTCCCGCACGCCGCAGCCCCcggcggaggacgaggaggagtgcATCGATGACACTCTCGTCACCATGGACACAT ACAACTGCGACCTGCACTTCAAGGTGTCGCGCGACCGCTACAGCGGATACCCGCTGACCATCGAGGGCTTCGCCTACCTGTGGGCTGGCGCCCGGGCCACGCACGGCGTCAGTGCCGGACGCGTCTGCTACGAGATGAAG ATAAATGAGGAAATTCCCGTGAAGCACCTGCCCAGCAGCGAGCCAGATCCTCACGTAGTCCGAATTGGCTGGTCACTTAACTCCTGCAGCACCCAACTTG GTGAGGAAGCCTTCTCCTACGGCTACGGAGGGACCGGGAAGAAATCCGCTGACTGCAAATTTGAGGACTTTGGGGAGAAGTTCGGGGAGAACGACGTCATTGGCTGTTACATC GACTTTGACAGTaacgaggaggtggagatgtcCTACTCCAAGAACGGCACCATGTTGGGCGTGGCGTTCCGCGCCACCAAGGAGCAGCTGGAGGGGCGCGCCCTCTTCCCCCACGTCCTGGTCAAGAACTGCGCCGTGGAGTTCAACTTCGGCCAGAAGACGGAGCCCTACTTCCCCGCTCCGGAGGGCTACACCTTCATCCACACCGTGGAGATGGAGCACAAGACCCGGGGCGCCGTCGGGCCCGCCAGCAAGGGGGAGTGTGAG ATCCTAATGATGGTTGGTCTGCCCGCCTGTGGTAAGACCACATGGGCCACGAAGCATGCCCAGGCCCACCCGGACATGAAGTACAACATCCTGGGTACCAACGCCATCATGGACAAGATGAAG GTAGGGGGTCTGCGCCGCCAGAGGAACTACGCGGGCCGCTGGGACATATTGATCCAGCAGGCTACGCAGTGTCTCAACCGGCTGATTGAAATCGCTGCACGCAAGAGACGCAACTACATCCTCGACCAG ACAAATGTATATGGATCAGCCCAGAGACGAAAAATGCGTCCTTTTGAAGGTTTTCAACGCAAGGCTATAGTAGTTTGTCCCACGGACGAGGACTTAAAAGAACGAACGTTAAAGCAAACTGATGAGCAGGGGAAGGATGTGCCAGATCATGCTGTATTAGAAATGAAAG CGAACTTCACGCTGCCCGAGTCGGGCGACTTCCTGGACGACGTGAAATTCCCCGAGTTGGAGCGCGAGGAAGCCGACAAGCTGGTGAAGGAGTATAACGAGGAGGGCCGCAAGGCGGGGCCCCCGCCCGACAAGCGCATGGACAGCCGGCAGGGCGGGTTCCGGGGCCGGGGCTccagcggcggcagcggcgcgGGAGGCGGAGGCAGCTTCCAGCGCTACGACAGCCGCGACGGGCCTCGCAGCGGGTACCAGAGCCGCGGTGGGACCAGCGGCAACGGGTACCGCGGAG GATACAACCGTGGCGGGAGCGGTAGCAACTACAACAACCAGAACCGCTGGGGAAGCAGCTACCGAGACAGCGGCTCCAACGGccgcggaggcggcggcggcggcggtggaggcggcggcggaAGCTACAACCGCAACCAATCGTCTGGGGGCAGCAGCTACAGCCGGCCCGCGCCCTACAACAAGAGCAGCTACGGCCAG GGCAACTACAACCAAGGCAGCTACAACCAGGGCGGCTACAACCAGGGCAGCTACAACCAGAGCTACTACAGCCAGTACCCGGgctacagccagagctacagccagccggccgccgccaccgccgccgcggcCACAGGGCAGAGCTACAGCCAGACCCAGCAgacccagcagccccagcagcaggctCAGCAGGCCCCGCAGacgcagcaggcccaggcggCCCAGCCACAGACCCAGCAGAACTACAACCAGCAGTACCAGCAG tatgcGCAGCAGTGGCAGCAGTACTACCAGAACCAGAGCCAGTGGAACCAGTATTACAGCCAGTATGGGAACTACGGCCAGGGCAACCAGGGATCCTCGGGCTCCCAGTGA
- the opa3 gene encoding optic atrophy 3 protein homolog, translating into MVVGAFPIAKLLYLGVRQMSKPVANRIKAGAVRSEFFKNYVCLPPAQLYHWIEMRSKMRIMGFRGSNIKPLNEDAAAELGAELLGEAIIFLIGTGCMVLEYTRQASNAARKEEELSQTISSLQTQLGELALSTEIMDAQLREVNRLLLSLPSPAPHPAPAPTPARV; encoded by the exons ATGGTAGTCGGTGCGTTCCCCATCGCCAAGCTCCTCTACCTCGGAGTGAGGCAGATGAGCAAACCCGTTGCTAACAGAATAAAAGCAGGTGCAGTGAGGAGTGAATTCTTCAAGAACTATGTCTGTCTTCCTCCAGCACAAC TGTACCACTGGATTGAGATGAGGAGCAAGATGAGGATCATGGGGTTCCGTGGCTCCAACATCAAGCCGCTGAACGAGGATGCAGCGGCGGAATTGGGGGCTGAGCTCCTCGGCGAAGCCATCATCTTCCTGATCGGCACGGGATGCATGGTGCTGGAGTACACCCGCCAGGCCTCCAACGCGGCCCGCAAAGAGGAGGAGCTGAGCCAGACCATCAGCAGCTTGCAGACGCAGCTGGGCGAGCTCGCCCTCAGCACCGAGATCATGGACGCCCAGCTCCGAGAGGTCAACCGCCTACTACTGTCTCTCCCCAGCCCGGCACCccacccggccccggccccgacCCCGGCAAGGGTATGA